TAATATTCGGAAAATTTTAACGCGGCAATTCCGTCGCACCCATCAAGAACTCATCCACTGCGCGGGCGGCTTGGCGGCCTTCGCGGATGGCCCAGACGACTAGGGATTGGCCGCGGCGCATGTCGCCTGCGGCGAACACTTTGTCGATGGACGTTTGATAGTCGACTTCCGTGGCTTTGACATTGCCGCGCTCATCTTTGTCGACGCCCAGCTCATCCAACATGCCTTCGTGGATCGGGTGTACGAAGCCCATGGCGAGGTAAACGCGGTCGCACGGGATTTCGAACTCGGACCCGGCAATTTCTTGCGGGCCTTTGTCGGTCCATTCCACGCGCACGACTTTGGCCGCTTTGACGTTGCCGTTGCCGTCGTCGATGAACTCTTTGGTCATGACGTTCCAGTCGCGCTCGCAGCCTTCTTCGTGGCTGGTGGACGTGCGCAGCTTTTGCGGCCAGTTCGGCCAGGTCGCCATCTTGTCTTCTTTTTCCGGCGGCTTGGGCATGATTTCGATCTGTGTGATCGAAGCCGCGCCTTGGCGGGCCGAGGTGCCAACACAGTCAGAACCCGTATCACCGCCACCGATGACCAGGACGTTTTGGTCCGTGGACAGGATGTCGCCGACGTTGATCAGCTCACCACCCACGCGGCGGTTTTGCTGGGTCAGGAATTCCATGGCGTAGTGAACGCCGTTCAATTCGCGCCCCGGCACCGGAAGGTCGCGCGGTTTTTCAGAACCGCCCGTCAACACAACAGCGTCGTACTTGTCCATTAATGTCTTGGCGGAGAGGTCAACGCCGATGGTGGTGTTGGGTTGGAAATCCACACCTTCGGTTTTCATTTGGCCCAAGCGACGGTCAATGATCGATTTGTCCAGCTTGAAATCCGGAATGCCATAGCGCAGCAAACCGCCCGCATGTGCATTCTTTTCATACAGAGACACTTTATGACCTGCGCGTGCCAGCTGTTGTGCCGCTGCCATGCCCGCAGGACCCGCGCCCACAACGGCAACGCGTTTGTCGGTGTGGCTTTTGGCGATTTTGGGCTCGATCCAGCCTTCGGACCAACCCTTGTCAACGATGGCACATTCAATGGTTTTAATGGTGACCGGCCTGTCGTCCAAGTTCAGGGTGCACGATGCTTCGCACGGTGCGGGGCAGATGCGGCCCGTGAATTCGGGAAAGTTGTTGGTCGAATGCAAAATGCGCAACGCACCTTGCATGTCGCCTTGGTAGACGGCGTCGTTCCATTCCGGAATGATGTTCATCACCGGACAGCCTTGGTGGCAGAACGGAATGCCGCAATCCATACAACGTGAACCCTGCGTTTCGAGCTCGTCTTGTTTCAACGGAACGATGAACTCGTCATAGTGTTCGACGCGTTCAGACACCGGCGCGTAAGAACGGTCGCGGCGCTCGTTTTCCAAAAAGCCAGTAGGTTTACCCATAACTTAAATTCCTCTCCGCCTTAGTTGCCGACCGACGTGTCAACGCCGTCGTGCTCGGCGGCACGATCTTTAGCTTGCATTTCTTGCAACGCGCGGCGGTATTCCACCGGCATCACTTTCTTGAACTTCGGCAGATAATCCGCCCAGTTGTTCAAAATGTCTTTGGCCCGTTCACTGCCTGTGTAGTGGTGGTGTTTTTCGATCAGACCGCGCAAACGCTGAGCGTCATAGCGGGTCATATCGGAAGCGATATCCACCAAACCGTGGGTTTCCAAATCGCCCGCTTGGCCGTTCACTTCGTCCATGATGCGCTCTTCGGCTTCGATGGGCTCCAGATCGACCTGGGCTAAGTTGCAGCGGGTTTCAAAGTCGCCTGCTTCGTCCAGGACGTAGGCGATGCCGCCGGACATACCGGCCGCGAAGTTGCGACCCGTTTGGCCCAGCACTGTGATGATGCCGCCAGTCATGTATTCACAACCGTGATCACCCACACCTTCGACAACCGCCGTGGCGCCGGAGTTGCGCACGCCGAAGCGTTCGCCAGCGACACCTTGGAAGAAGGCTTCACCCGCCGTCGCACCGTACAAGCACGTGTTGCCGGCGATCATGTTGTCTTGTGGATCGCCAATGGCACAGTCGTCCGACGGACGGATGACAATGCGCCCACCCGACAAACCTTTGCCGACATAATCGTTGGCGTCGCCTTGCAAGTCGATGGAGATGCCGGGGCTCAAGAACGCACCCAAAGATTGGCCTGCGTTGCCGTTGGCGTTGATGACGATGGTGTCTTCCGCAAGACCGGCTTTGCCGTATTTCTTGGCGACTTCACCTGACAACATGGTGCCGAACGTGCGGTTCACGTTGATCAGCGTGCTGTCGATTTTCACCGGCGTGGCGTTTTCGATGGCGTCTTGGGCTTGTTTGATCAGGTCGTTGTCCAACGCCTTGTCCAGACCGTGGTCTTGGGTTTCGGTGTTGTAAACGGCCACATCGTCGCCCGCTTCGGGTTTGTGCAAGATACCGGAGAAATCCAAGCCCTGGGTTTTCCAGTGATCGATAGCTTCGTTCATCTCAATCGTGTCGGAACGACCGATCATTTCGTTGATGGTCTTAAAGCCCAGTTCCGCCATCAGCTTGCGCATTTCTTCGGCCAAGAAGGTGAAGTAGTTCACCACGTGTGCCGGTTCGCCCGGGAACAGCTTGCGCAGTTCCGGGTTTTGCGTCGCGATGCCCACCGGGCAGGTGTTCAAGTGACACTTGCGCATCATCAAGCACCCTTGTGCGATCAGCGCTGCCGTGGCGACACCAAATTCGTCCGCACCCAACAGGGCGCCGATGACCACGTCACGGGCCGTGCGCAAACCACCGTCGACCTGCACGCAAATGCGACCGCGCAGTTTGTTCATCACCAAAGTCTGGTGCGTTTCGGCCAAGCCCGTTTCCCACGGACCGCCTGCGTGCTGCGTCGACGTCAGCGGGCTTGCACCCGTGCCGCCGTCGAAGCCGGAGATGGTGACATGGTCGGCGTAGGCTTTGGACACACCTGCGGCAACCGTACCGACGCCCACTTCGGACACCAGCTTGACGGAGATGCGGGCCTTCGGGTTGACGTTTTTCAGATCGTGGATCAGCTGTGCCAAATCCTCAATCGAATAAATGTCGTGGTGCGGCGGAGGCGAAATCAAGCCGACACCCGGGGTGGAGTGACGCAAGCGTGCAATCCAGTCGTCCACTTTGTGGCCGGGCAGCTGACCGCCTTCACCGGGCTTCGCACCCTGGGCCATTTTGATTTGGATGTCGTCGGCGTTGACCAAGTATTCCGCCGTGACACCGAAGCGACCGGACGCCACCTGTTTAATGGCAGAGCGCATGCTGTCGCCGTTTTCCAACGGCGTCCAGCGC
The Magnetovibrio sp. PR-2 genome window above contains:
- a CDS encoding glutamate synthase subunit beta, which encodes MGKPTGFLENERRDRSYAPVSERVEHYDEFIVPLKQDELETQGSRCMDCGIPFCHQGCPVMNIIPEWNDAVYQGDMQGALRILHSTNNFPEFTGRICPAPCEASCTLNLDDRPVTIKTIECAIVDKGWSEGWIEPKIAKSHTDKRVAVVGAGPAGMAAAQQLARAGHKVSLYEKNAHAGGLLRYGIPDFKLDKSIIDRRLGQMKTEGVDFQPNTTIGVDLSAKTLMDKYDAVVLTGGSEKPRDLPVPGRELNGVHYAMEFLTQQNRRVGGELINVGDILSTDQNVLVIGGGDTGSDCVGTSARQGAASITQIEIMPKPPEKEDKMATWPNWPQKLRTSTSHEEGCERDWNVMTKEFIDDGNGNVKAAKVVRVEWTDKGPQEIAGSEFEIPCDRVYLAMGFVHPIHEGMLDELGVDKDERGNVKATEVDYQTSIDKVFAAGDMRRGQSLVVWAIREGRQAARAVDEFLMGATELPR